One stretch of Zingiber officinale cultivar Zhangliang chromosome 6B, Zo_v1.1, whole genome shotgun sequence DNA includes these proteins:
- the LOC121991441 gene encoding protein FAR1-RELATED SEQUENCE 4-like, translated as MMNAIVIVFPHSHHRLCQWHINQNAPSHFGSLNGDSAFKKLWHKCMTYYESKDEFEAQLRYMIDKYNLDDHKWLNGIYRLKEKWATTFSNGKFSVGLLATSRNEVTNMILKKAGNKISSLYEFVMNYAKIHDNWRVKEKAEDTRCLHDKAAQILKNHPLLIHVANVYIITIYQLFEIELQIC; from the coding sequence ATGATGAATGCTATTGTAATAGTTTTTCCACATTCACATCATCGTTTATGTCAATGGcatataaatcaaaatgcccCCTCACACTTTGGGAGTTTAAATGGTGATTCAGCTTTTAAAAAATTGTGGCATAAATGCATGACTTATTATGAATCTAAAGATGAATTTGAGGCCCAATTGAGATATAtgattgataaatataatttggaTGATCATAAATGGTTGAATGGGATCTACAGACTTAAAGAAAAATGGGCTACTACTTTTAGCAATGGAAAGTTTAGTGTGGGACTTTTGGCTACTTCGAGGAATGAGGTCactaatatgattttgaaaaaagcAGGTAATAAGATAAgttctttgtatgaatttgtGATGAATTATGCAAAGATTCATGATAATTGGCGGGTAAAGGAGAAGGCTGAGGATACTCGTTGTCTTCATGATAAGGCTGcacaaattttgaaaaatcatccATTGTTGATTCATGTTGCTAATGTTTATATAATTACCATATACCagttatttgaaattgaattgcaAATATGTTGA
- the LOC121989149 gene encoding early nodulin-93-like: MNPVIASPNEEKISNSKSTVREAVYAGLKTAALTGSIAAVPTLVGCRVIPWAKRNLKYNAQALIITAASISGFIITADKIILHSARGNTIGKYDKPE; the protein is encoded by the exons ATGAATCCTGTGATCGCTTCACCGAATGAGGAGAAGATCTCGAATTCTAAGAGTACCGTTCGAG AAGCAGTTTATGCTGGACTTAAGACAGCTGCACTAACTGGTTCAATTGCTGCCGTGCCTACG TTGGTTGGATGTCGTGTTATTCCTTGGGCCAAACGTAACCTCAAATACAATGCTCAAGCACTGATTATAACGGCAG CATCTATTTCCGGTTTCATCATTACCGCTGACAAAATCATTCTACACAGTGCGAGAGGTAATACTATTGGCAAGTATGATAAGCCAGAATGA
- the LOC121989150 gene encoding protein FAR1-RELATED SEQUENCE 5-like, whose product MVNAGISISSAVSFMENEACGPKNLGFIRKDAYDHLSRLKKHTKVENGDATALIQYFINKANKENYFYWNVQLDDNNRLMNFFFRDYKCAVDYEYFGDVLSIDTTYRTNKYNLICAPFVGINHHMQNVLFGLAFMSDETESSFEWLFKTFLDSMNEKQPQTIFSDQCQAMMNAIEIVFPHSHHRLCQWHINQNAPSHFGSLNGDSAFKKLWHKCMTYCESEDEFEVTWRYMIDKYNLDGHKWLNGMYRLKEKWATAFSNGKFSAGLLATSRSEVTNMILKKAGNKMSSLYEFVMNYVKIQDNWRVKEKVEDTRCLHGKAGQILKNHPLLIHAADVYTITIYQLFEIELINSLNCKYVEPPSCFGNDQNWIMIKVKSHDENSRIRHVVFNKQNHEIKCSCHKFEVMGILCKHALMVFNCMDVTVLPNYYILKRWMKNERNRVNSNIQESGSGGIGGYVSEMVFVNQV is encoded by the coding sequence ATGGTAAATGCTGGAATATCTATTTCTAGTGCTGTTTCTTTTATGGAAAATGAAGCATGTGGACCTAAAAATTTAGGTTTTATTAGAAAAGATGCATATGACCATTTGAGTCGGTTGAAAAAACATACCAAAGTTGAGAATGGAGATGCCACTGCACTTAttcaatattttataaataaggcCAATAAGGAGAATTACTTTTACTGGAATGTGCAATTGGATGATAACAATAGATTGATGAACTTTTTCTTTAGGGACTATAAATGTGCGGTTGATTATGAATATTTTGGTGATGTTCTGTCAATTGATACAACATATAGAACAAATAAGTATAATTTGATATGTGCTCCATTTGTTGGTATAAATCACCATATGCAAAATGTATTGTTTGGCTTGGCCTTTATGTCAGATGAAACCGAAAGTTCTTTTGAATGGTTATTTaaaacatttcttgattctatgaATGAAAAGCAACCTCAAACTATCTTTTCGGACCAATGTCAAGCCATGATGAATGCTATTGAAATAGTTTTTCCACATTCACATCATCGTTTATGTCAATGGcatataaatcaaaatgcccCCTCACACTTTGGGAGTTTAAATGGGGATTcagcttttaaaaaattatggcaTAAATGCATGACTTATTGTGAATCTGAAGATGAATTTGAGGTCACATGGAGATATAtgattgataaatataatttggaTGGTCATAAATGGTTGAATGGGATGTACAGACTTAAAGAAAAATGGGCTACTGCTTTTAGCAATGGAAAGTTCAGTGCAGGACTTTTGGCTACTTCGAGGAGTGAGGTcacaaatatgattttgaaaaaggcAGGCAATAAGATGAgttctttgtatgaatttgtaATGAATTATGTAAAGATTCAAGATAATTGGCGGGTAAAGGAGAAGGTTGAGGATACTCGTTGTCTTCATGGTAAGGCTGGACAAATTTTGAAAAACCATCCATTGTTGATTCATGCTGCTGATGTTTATACAATTACTATATACCagttatttgaaattgaattgattAATTCTTTGAATTGCAAATATGTTGAACCACCATCTTGTTTTGGTAATGATCAGAATTGGATCATGATCAAAGTAAAATCTCAtgatgaaaattcaaggattagGCATGTGGTATTCAACAAGCAGAATCATGAAATAAAGTGTAGTTGTCATAAGTTTGAGGTGATGGGGATTTTATGTAAGCATGCTTTGATGGTATTTAACTGTATGGATGTCACTGTTTTACCCAACTATTATATTCTGAAGAGATGGATGAAAAATGAAAGAAATAGAGTTAACTCTAATATTCAAGAAAGTGGCAGCGGTGGTATTGGAGGTTATGTATCTGAGATGGTGTTTGTCAACCAAGTATGA